One genomic region from Anguilla rostrata isolate EN2019 chromosome 2, ASM1855537v3, whole genome shotgun sequence encodes:
- the pycr1b gene encoding pyrroline-5-carboxylate reductase 1b, with protein MSVGFIGAGQLAHALVKGFAAAGVIATHRITASSPDTDLPTVSGLRKMGVNFTTSNKETANKSDVLFLAVKPHIIPFVLDEIGPDIEDRHLIVSCAAGVTISSIEKKLLQYRPAPKVMRCMTNTPVVVREGATVYATGTHAEVEDGRLLEQLMASVGFCTEVEEDLIDAVTGLSGSGPAYAFTALDALADGGVKMGLPRRLAVRLGAQALLGAAKMLLDSEQHPGQLKDNVCSPGGATIHALHVLESGGFRSLLINAVEASCIRTRELQFLADQEKISPAAIKKTTLDKVLQQPGVAGTGVGPKGSVNMFNSKRPGMKKN; from the exons ATGAGCGTGGGGTTCATCGGTGCGGGGCAGCTGGCCCACGCGCTGGTGAAAGGATTCGCCGCCGCCG gTGTGATTGCCACCCACAGGATCACAGCCAGTTCTCCAGACACGGATCTCCCGACGGTGTCTGGGCTGAGG AAAATGGGGGTGAATTTCACCACCAGCAACAAGGAGACGGCCAATAAGAGCGACGTGCTGTTCCTGGCGGTCAAGCCGCACATCATCCCCTTCGTGCTGGACGAGATCGGGCCCGACATCGAGGACCGCCACCTCATCGTGTCCTGCGCCGCCGGCGTCACCATCAGCTCCATCGAGAAG AAGCTGCTGCAGTACCGCCCGGCCCCCAAGGTGATGCGGTGTATGACGAACACGCCGGTGGTGGTGCGGGAGGGGGCCACGGTGTACGCCACGGGCACGCACGCCGAGGTGGAGGACGGCCGGCTGCTGGAGCAGCTCATGGCCAGCGTGGGCTTCTGCacggaggtggaggaggaccTGATCGACGCCGTCACCGGCCTGAGCGGCAGCGGCCCCGCCTac GCGTTCACAGCACTGGACGCTCTGGCGGATGGCGGGGTGAAGATGGGGTTGCCACGGAGACTGGCGGTCAGGCTGGGAGCACAagccctgctg ggtgCAGCGAAGATGCTGCTGGACTCAGAGCAGCACCCGGGCCAGCTGAAGGACAACGTGTGCtcaccagggggcgccaccaTCCACGCCCTGCACGTCCTGGAGAGCGGCGGCTTCCGCAGCCTGCTGATCAACGCCGTGGAGGCGTCCTGCATCAGGACCAG ggagTTGCAGTTCCTGGCTGACCAGGAGAAGATCTCTCCAGCCGCCATTAAGAAGACGACGCTGGACAAGGTGCTGCAGCAGCCGGGCGTGGCCGGGACGGGGGTGGGGCCTAAGGGCTCCGTCAACATGTTCAACAGCAAGCGCCCTGGGATGAAGAAgaactga